A stretch of the Aegilops tauschii subsp. strangulata cultivar AL8/78 chromosome 4, Aet v6.0, whole genome shotgun sequence genome encodes the following:
- the LOC109775152 gene encoding uncharacterized protein, translating to MRLFHTLLFLFCCYARLHRFLVCFRCHAHHRSSAPPPPRRRGASGYRGVRQRPNGGFYSEIRSGQLRLGLGTFETAHEAARVYDAAAWRLGKPHPQMNFQDVDTLQQALDVAPPPRLTTAQDRAEHAERQRRLLVAQEDERVMADWRRRHPEDVTYEQAYWARRREERLDRRQRKALALSQCEIVENGGQTIFMSDDDRWEDMWLDTSDETSEDGDDDDDDWE from the coding sequence ATGCGCCTATTCCACACACTTCTCTTCCTCTTCTGCTGCTACGCGCGCCTCCACCGCTTCCTCGTTTGCTTCCGCTGCCACGCGCACCACCGCTCCagcgccccgccaccgccgcgccgccgagGAGCGTCGGGCTACCGCGGCGTCCGCCAGCGCCCCAACGGCGGGTTCTACTCCGAGATACGGTCTGGCCAACTCCGGCTCGGCCTCGGCACCTTCGAGACGGCGCACGAGGCCGCCCGCGTGTACGACGCAGCGGCGTGGCGCCTAGGCAAGCCACACCCGCAGATGAACTTCCAGGACGTGGACACGCTCCAGCAGGCGCTGGacgtcgccccgccgcctcgtctTACCACGGCACAAGACCGTGCGGAGCACGCTGAgcggcagcgccgcctcctcgtcgctCAGGAGGACGAGCGGGTCATGGCAGACTGGCGCCGGCGCCACCCGGAGGACGTCACCTACGAGCAAGCCTACTGGGCAAGGCGCCGCGAGGAGCGGTTGGATAGGCGTCAGCGGAAGGCCCTGGCGTTATCGCAGTGCGAAATCGTTGAGAATGGTGGGCAGACGATCTTTATGTCTGATGATGATCGTTGGGAGGACATGTGGCTCGATACCTCGGACGAGACCAGCGAGGATGgcgatgatgatgacgacgactgGGAGTAG